A genomic region of Drosophila kikkawai strain 14028-0561.14 chromosome X, DkikHiC1v2, whole genome shotgun sequence contains the following coding sequences:
- the LOC108083413 gene encoding CCR4-NOT transcription complex subunit 9-like, with protein MAAQPSPLMNPQQQQQLSEQEKVYQWINELAHPDTRENALLELSKKRETDLAPLLWSSFGTASALLQEIVNIYPAITPPTMTAHQSNRVCNALALLQCVASHPETRSAFLAAQIPLYLYPFLSTSSKTRPFEYLRLTSLGVIGALVKTDEQEVITFLLTTEIVPLCLSIMDSGSELSKTVATFIIQKILLDESGLSYICQTYERFSHVAITLGKMVIQLSKDPCARLLKHVVRCYLRLSDNTRARKALGQCLPDQLRDGTFALCLQDDKTTKQWLQMLLKNLELGANPQQIGMSPLGS; from the exons ATGGCTGCACAACCTAGCCCCCTCATGAAtccccagcagcaacagcagcttaGCGAGCAGGAGAAG GTGTACCAATGGATCAACGAGCTGGCACATCCAGACACGCGCGAGAATGCTCTGCTGGAGCTGAGCAAGAAACGTGAGACCGACTTGGCCCCCTTGCTGTGGAGCAGCTTCGGAACGGCCAGCGCTTTGCTCCAAGAGATCGTCAACATTTATCCGGCGATAACGCCGCCAACCATGACGGCGCATCAGTCCAATCGTGTGTGCAACGCCCTGGCCCTGCTGCAGTGCGTGGCCTCGCACCCGGAGACGCGCTCCGCCTTCCTTGCGGCCCAGATACCGCTCTACTTGTACCCCTTCCTGTCGACCAGCTCCAAGACCAGGCCCTTCGAGTACCTACGCCTCACCAGCCTGGGCGTGATTGGAGCGCTGGTAAAGACCGACGAGCAGGAGGTGATCACGTTCCTACTGACCACTGAGATCGTGCCCCTCTGCCTCAGTATCATGGACAGCGGCTCAGAGCTGAGCAAGACCGTGGCCACGTTCATCATCCAGAAAATACTGCTCGACGAATCGGGTCTGTCGTACATTTGCCAGACCTACGAACGCTTCTCGCATGTGGCCATCACCCTG GGCAAAATGGTCATTCAGCTCTCGAAGGACCCGTGCGCCCGCTTGTTGAAGCACGTTGTGCGTTGCTATCTTCGCCTCTCGGACAATACTCG CGCTCGCAAGGCTCTGGGCCAGTGTCTGCCCGATCAGCTGCGCGACGGCACCTTTGCCTTGTGCCTGCAGGACGACAAGACCACCAAACAATGGCTGCAGATGCTCCTGAAGAACTTGGAGCTGGGCGCCAATCCGCAACAGATTGGGATGTCGCCGTTGGGTTCCTAG